In the genome of Natronorubrum daqingense, the window ACCTCGATCCGATGGCGTGGCAGACGCTGTGTTGTCCTCACTGCGGCTCGAGGCTGCGAACGGTCTACGTCGGCGGGTAATCACTCGCCGGCCTCGGTCAGTCGCTGTACGTCTTCGTCCGCGAGCGAGAGTTGTGAGGCTTCGACGTTCGACTCGAGGTGCTCCGGATCCGACGTTCCCGGAATCGGGAGGATAACGTCGGAGCGCTCGAGGAGCCACGCCAGTCCGATCTGGCGTCGGGTCGCGTCGTAGTCGTCGGCGATCTCGTCCACGAGGTCGCCGTGTTCGTCCAAATCCTCGGCGTCGATCGGTGCCCACGGAATGAACCCGATGTCGTTGTCTTCGCAGACCTCGAGTACGTCCGCGTTCGATCGGTCGTCCAGGTTGAACCGGTTCTGAACGGTGGCAACGTCGACGTGCTCGCGGGCCGTCTCGAGTTGGTCGACAGAGACGTTGCTGACGCCGACCTGATCGACGAGGCCCTCGTCCTGGAGTTCGGCGAACGTCTGGATCGAGTCCTCGAACGACGTGTCGGGGTCGGGTCGGTGGAACTGATAGAGATCGATGGTGTCCGTTCGGAGTCGATCGAGGGACGCGAGCACCTGATTACGAATGTAGTCTGGCTCGCCGTGGGGGATCCAGTCGCTCTCGCGATTTCGGAGGAGGCCGGCTTTCGTCGCCACCAGCACGTCGTCTGGATCACCGATCGTCTCCCCGATGAGGCGTTCGCTGACCCCCGGCCCGTAGGAATCTGCGGTGTCGATGAAGTCGATTCCGCACTCGAGTGCCCGCTCGAGGACCGTGCGAGCAGTGGCTTCGTCCTCGGGCGGGCCGATGATCTCTTCGCCACAGAGGCGCATCGCGCCGAATCCCAGTCGGTGGATCGTGGTGTCGCCGATGTCGAAGGTGTCGCTCTCGTTCGTAATCGACTCGCTACTCATGGACGATACGACTGGGAGGGAACGCATAACCGTTGGGCGTTCAGCTGCAGCCACGGTCGTCACAGCGGGCTCTCGAGCAGAAACTTAGATGGATGTGAAGGCGAATTCACCGAAGTGAGAAACGGTCGATACGGACGGAATCACGTGACGAAGGGGCTGGCTCGCTGCAATCCAGTCCAGATCACAGCCGTCAAACCACCCGTAATGAGGAGCGAGTATCCGGCGTAGAGCCCGAACAGACCGGTAATGGCACAGGTCGTACCTGTACACGTCCGGTCGAACGCAGGCCATATCCACCCGATGGGAGCGACGAATAACTCGAGTGACGAGAGCGGATACACCAGAAACGAGAGAATGGGGCCGAGGAACACCACACCGAAGATCGCCGCGAATAACACCGGCTTCCCGATCGATGGTGCTCCCTTCGATTCAGTCCCACCGAAATCGCTCATAGACAGTTCTAGTTATTCTTCTCACAAGTGCTTTCTGTAATTGCCGACGTGTCTCAGTTCGAAGCCGTCGGTGGCTAGAGAACAGTACCGACGATAATCGGGTGGGTCGTGTTTCGCTCGAGTGTTTTCGCCGGATGGAAGTCGCGTGAAAAAGCCATACCGCCTCCCGGATTTGAACCGAAGGAAGACAGTCCTGCTCGCTTCGCTGTGCGGGCTGTGACTTCCAGGGTTCAAATCCGATCAGATGGATTTCTCTCGCTCACGGGTTGTTCGCGAGAGAAATGCCGCCTCCCGGATTTGAACCGGGGACAGCTCGATCTTCAGTCGAGTGCTCTCCCAGTCTGAGCTAAGGCGGCTCACTCTCACATCCGTCGATCGTATAAAAAAGGATTTCGAATCGGAGATCCAAATCGTGTGAGGAAGTACCATCCAAAAAGTGTGGAGGAACTTCGCGAGTAAGCGTTTGTATCGGACAGAAACGTAGACCATACTATCACATTCATCAGCTATTCACCGTAGTCTGTTGGATTTCAGGATATTCAAGACACCCTTTTCAGGTCTGGTGGGTAATACTATGTTATGGATGCACTTACCTCGAGTCAGGGGGAGCAAGAACTCTCTGCAGACACCATCCTCGAGTTGCTGGCTAACCGCCGGCGACGGTACCTCCTCTACGCGCTGCGGGGCCAGGAACATCCGATCGAGTTGTCGACGTTAGCCGAGCAGGTCGCTGGGTGGGAACACGACGTGCCGCCGGAGGAGGTCGCAAAAAACGAGTACAAGAGCGTCTACGTCTCGTCGGTACAGTGTCACGTCCCGAAACTGGCCGACGCAGGCGTCGTCGACCACGACGAAGAGAATCACACCGTGGTGCTCGCAAGCAATTTCACGCAACTCGAGCCCTACCTCCGCGTCGTCATCAAGGACGAACCAGAAAATTCGATGTTACACGCCGCACTCGAGCAAGAATCCGGTGAGGGCTTGCTGGGCCAGATTCGAGAGAACGTGGCTCGATTGAAGCATTAACGACCGAATGAGCAGATCGGAGACGGAATCGACACCGGATGACTCGAGGGGTAGTGGGGGGCTGGTTTTCGGAAGCGTTCGCGGTTGAGTTCCTCACACATCGGATACGTATCGAACGCTAAAGGACGTGTCTGCGAGTCGAAGAACCGCCGTTCGTAGTCTCGAGTTACTTCGAGTGAATAGTATCACGACTGGACGAACTGATCTACACTGACGTGGACGTGATTGAACTCGTCGCTCAGCCATCAATACTCGGACTAGCCAGTTGCACTTTCGGACACTATCACTGGTTACCCCGGAGAGCGAATCGTTCGGGTGTGCGTAACTAACCACGCCCGCCATCACAGAATCGACGAGAACGATGCTGGAGTCTCGAGACGACGATCGGTTTCGTCCGACGCCCGTCCAGGAGGAGTGGAACCCACAGTCGATGGACGGAGTCGTCGGCGTGCGAATCGAGGCAGATCCGAATGGCGAATCGTCGTCCACAGAGTGGCTCTGGTCTTCGCGGTGGCTCGACGCCGTCGCAAAACGATAGCGGACGTGGTCTACGTTGCGTGGACGGCGATTGTGATCCTCGAGTGACTATTCGCCGTGATCTTCGGTGTGCTTGTCTCACGGTACGGGCAGGTCGAACGGTTTCTGAAGCCTCTCGAGTTCGGTGCAGATTCTCGAGAATCGGTTCCTCAAGAGCGCGAGCGAGGTTGTTCGCCATCAAAATAGGCTCGGGCGGGTTCGCACCGAAATCAGACGTGCTCGCGACGCTGCGCGCGACTGATAGGGTTCGAACCGCCCTTACGACAGATTTCTGCCGCTCACGAATTGTTCGCGGCAGAAATATGGGCTCGGGCGGGTTCGAACCACGGTCGGAGCAAGCTCCTCCCTGATTTGAACCCGGCACTCGCATACATTTCTCTGGTTCACTGGTTGTTCGCCGGAGAAATGGGCTCGGGCGGGTTCGAACCACCGACCTCGGCCTTGTAAAGGCCGCGTCATGACCAGCTAGACCACGAGCCCGTACTCGAAGGGTATTCCCCCGGGCGAATAACCTTTACTTTCTCGCGTGAAGCTACCGGTATGGTCCTCGAGTCCGTCTGGAAGGCGCTACTGGTCGTCGTGGCCGTCTCGCTGCTCGGGTTTGTCTCCCTCCAGCTCGGATTTCTCGACGCCCCGTGGCACGAAGATCGAGCCGACGTGCAACTCATCGACGGCGACGACGGCGACGAACTGGCGACCGTCGACGCCGAAGTCGCGGACACCGCCTCGGAGCGCTACACGGGGCTGAGCGATCACGACTCGCTCGAGGACGATTCGGGAATGCTCTTCGTTCACTCCGACGAGGGCGAGCGGACGTACGTCATGCGAGACATGGACTTCGGCATCGACATCATCTTCGTCGATGCCGACGGCGAGATCACGTCGATCGAAACGGCACCCGAACCCGAAGCCGATGAAGCCGGCGAGGATCACGAGTACACCGGCCACGCCCAGTGGGTCCTCGAGGTACCGGAGGGGTACGCCGACGAACACGGCATCGAGGCCGGTGACGAAATCGAAATCGAGTACGAGTAAGCCGTCCGTCTGCCTCGAAATTCGGACGGTGGGCCGTCGAAAACCCTTATTGGCGGCGGTCCCGGAGTCGAATGCAATGGCGGATGTCGACTGGGAGGAAGACGACCCCTTCGAGGAACAACGAGAACACGTCGAGAGCCCGATGCGCCGGTTGCTCTTCGAGTACGGCCGCCCCTACTGGTTCTCCGTAAGCGTCGGCCTCCTCTCGAGCGTCTTCGCCCGCGCGCTGGACCTGTTGCCGGCGCTCTTGCTCGCAGTTGCCATTGACGCGATATTCGGTGATGCCGTCTTTGCGGAGCAAGTCCCACTCGTCGTCCTGCCCGACGCGTGGTTGCCGACGACGCCGGAGGGGCAGTTCGCGTTCGTCACCATCGCAATCGCGGGCTCGTTCGCCCTCGGAGCGATCTTCCACTGGCTGCGAAACTGGGGGTTCAACGCCTTCTCGCAGGACATTCAACACGACGTCCGGACCGCGACCTACGACAAGATGCAGCGACTGGACATGGAGTTCTTCGCCTCGAAGCAAACCGGTGAGATGATGTCCGTCCTGAGCAACGACGTCAACCAACTCGAACGCTTTCTCAACGAGGGGATGAACTCGGCGACGCGGCTGATCGTGATGGTCTTCGGGATCGGGTTCTTGCTGTTCTGGCTCAACCCGCAACTCGCGCTGGTTTCGCTCGCACCGGTTCCGCTGATCGCGATATTTACCTACATCTTCGTCAAGAAGATCCAGCCCAAATACGCCGCGGTCCGCTCGTCGGTCGGCAAGGTCAACTCGAGACTCGAGAACAACCTCGGCGGCATCGGCGTCATCAAGTCCTCGAACACCGAGGGCTACGAATCCGATCGCGTCGAAGGTGTTTCGAAGAAGTACTACAACACGAACTGGGAGGCGATTTGGCTTCGGATCCGCTTCTTCCCGGGTCTCCAACTCATCTCGGGAATCGGCTTCGTGCTCACGTTCGTCGTCGGCGGTTACTGGGTCCTCATGGGTACGGCTCCGGGACCGTTCACTGGCACGCTCCAGACCGGGACGTTCGTCGCGTTCATCCTCTACACCCAGCAACTCGTTTGGCCGATGGCCCAATTCGGGCAGGTCATCAACATGTACCAGCGCGCTGAGGCCTCGAGCGAGCGTATCTTCGGGTTGATGGACGAAGAGGGACGAATCGAGCGCGATCTGGACGCACCCGATCTCGAGGTGAGCGACGGTCGCGTCGAGTACGAGGACGTTACGTTCAGCTACGAACAAAACGAGCGGATCATCGACGACGTCTCCTTCGAGGTCGAGGGCGGCGAGACGGTCGCACTCGTCGGGCCGACCGGCGCGGGGAAGTCGACCGTTCTCAAACTCCTCTTGCGGCTGTACGACGTCGACGACGGGGCGATCAGCGTCGACGAGCAGGACATCCGTGACGTCTCGCTGGCGAGTCTGCGCCAGTCGATGGGCTACGTCGGCCAGGAGTCGTTCCTGTTCTACGGCACCGTCGAGGAGAACATCACGTACGGTACGTTCGATGCGAGTCGAGAGGAGATCGTCGAGGCGGCGAAGGCCGCTGAGGCCCACGACTTCATCCAGAACCTCCCCGACGGCTACGACACGATGGTCGGCGAACGCGGAGTCAAACTTTCAGGCGGCCAACGTCAGCGCGTCGCCATCGCTCGCGCGGTGCTCAAAGATCCCGACGTCTTGGTGTTAGACGAAGCCACGAGCGACGTCGACACCGAGACCGAGATGCTCATCCAGCGATCGATCGACGACCTGACCGTGGACAGAACGACGTTCGCCATCGCACACCGACTCTCGACGATCAAGGACGCCGATCAGATCCTCGTCCTCGAGGACGGCGCAATCGTCGAGCGCGGCACGCACGGCGAGTTGCTGGAAAACGGAGGGCTCTACTCACACCTCTGGGGCGTCCAGGCCGGTGAGATCGAAGAGTTGCCACAGGAGTTCATCGAACGCGCACAGCGCCGACAGGCGCGGACGGAAGCCAGTACCGATGACGACGACTGAGCGTTGACTCGGGTTGGGAGCGTCGTGCAAACATCGTGAGCCGGGACCGTGAGCCACCGACACCTTAGAACGACTCTTGGCCTTCCTGATCGTCCTGATCCGGCGCACCCTCGTCCTGGCGCTGCTCGCCCGCGGCAGGGGGCGTTCGGTCGCTGTAGTTCTTCCGCCCGATCGCCTCGTCGCCGACCATGTTCATGATCGCCTGCTCGACTTCGCCGTAGTCTCGGTACTCGTCTTCGTTGAGCGGCCCGATCAGTTCCTCGAGCGTCGCCGTCTCGCCTTCCATGTCGATTTCCTCGTCGCCGTACTCCTCGAGCAGTTCGTCCTCGCTCAGGGGGTAGTCCGCGGACTCGAGTTCGTCGCCGAGTTCCCCGAGTTCGACGCCGAGTTGGCGATTGTCGTCGGTCATAGTCGAAGTGAACGGATCGTGGCGGAAACCAGTTGGCCCTGCGCTAGCCACAGCGGGGCTCAGACGGTCCGTCGACGCGGAAGGACGACCGCCGGAGCAACGACGATCGCACCGAGCGCGCCGGCCCACGCAACCGTGAGCGCGTCACTGACGACGGTGAGACCGACGAGAATTGCGAGCACGAGCGTCCCAGAGCCGACGTGATACGCGCGTCGAGGTGTCGATTCACGCTTGCCGAGCGCGTCTGGACGACCGATCGACCAGCCCACGAGCGCACCGCCCGCGAGCGCCGCGTACGTCACCGACCGGCCCGCACCACCGCTGACGGCGATTGCGACGAGTGCGAGTCCGAGCGCGGTGGCGAACGCCGTCGTCGGCCGATCGACCGGCGAGCGCTCGAGGAGCCACCAGACGGCCGCGAGATAGCTCACGCCGACGACCATCCCGGCGACGATGTCGCCCGGGTAGTGAACGACGAGTACGACTCGCGAGAGGCTGATCGCGACGATGGCGACACCGGCGACGGCGAATCTGGTTCGGCGAGCCCCCCACGGAATCGCCATCGCGAGTGCCCCGTAAGCCACGGTGGCCCCGAAGGCGTGCCCGCTCGGAAAGGCGTAGCCGCCGACGGTCACCGTCGAGATGTACGTCGACTCGAGCGCAGCGGGTAAGAGAGCGGGAGTCGGCGCGAGCAGATCGGGGCGTGGCAACAGGAAGGTGTACTTGAGCGCAGTCATCGCGGCCAATCCGCCGACGACGACGCCAACGAGCCAGACGGCAGACGGGACAACTCCGCCCTCCGCCGACGTCGTGTCGTTGCCTGTCGACGCCGTATCGCTATTCGTCGACGCCGTGTCGCTATTCGTCGACGACGTGCCGGCAGTTCTGTCTCTCGCTCGAGCAGGGCCGACCGAGACGTTCTTCCACGTCAGGAGCCACGACGCGAGAATCGTCATCGAGACGAGAACCCAGACATCGCCGAATCGAGTCACGAACGCGGCGAGAATCAATAGCCACTCCGGGAGCGAGCCGTGGAACGCCTCGAGGAGATCGCCACCGCGATACATAGCAACCGATACGACCGACGGATAAAGGACAGTGACCACACGCACCTGCAAGTGATTTACCAACGAGCGCGCGAAAGCGCCGGTGAGTCGACGGCGCAGGCAGACGAGTGCGTCAATCAGGTCGCTTCGAGAAAGTCGATTCCGGTGATTTCGACGCGAGTTCCACCCTCTCGGCCCTCCTCGAGCGAGAACGACCAGTCGTGTGCGGTGACGATTGCACGGACGATTGCAAGGCCAATCCCGTCTATGCTCGCCTCTGCTCCCGCCTCGTTCGCCTGTAATTTCTCGCGCTGGGACGCAGGAATTCCGGGTCCGTCGTCTTCGACGTATACACCATCGTCCGTCGTCCCAACCCAAATTGTAACTCCTTGACCGCCGTGTTCGACGGCGTTTCGAAACAGGTTTTCGAACACTTGGTGGAGGAGAGATTCGTCGGCGAGGAACGGACGCGACGAGTGGCACTGTCTAGTTTAGCACCTCCGCTGGCGTCTGTCCGTTGAGTGATTGATGTGGTCGTTGTGTGTTGTAGTAGTGTACAAACTGTTCAAGCCATTCTCTGACGCTCGCCCGACTGCCCACCCACGAGTTATGGAAGCGGTCAACTCTCATCTTCAAGGTGTGAAACCACTTTTCGATCAGGTTTCGATCAACGTAGTCGAGCTGACCGCTCAATCCTAATCGAG includes:
- a CDS encoding aldo/keto reductase, with product MSSESITNESDTFDIGDTTIHRLGFGAMRLCGEEIIGPPEDEATARTVLERALECGIDFIDTADSYGPGVSERLIGETIGDPDDVLVATKAGLLRNRESDWIPHGEPDYIRNQVLASLDRLRTDTIDLYQFHRPDPDTSFEDSIQTFAELQDEGLVDQVGVSNVSVDQLETAREHVDVATVQNRFNLDDRSNADVLEVCEDNDIGFIPWAPIDAEDLDEHGDLVDEIADDYDATRRQIGLAWLLERSDVILPIPGTSDPEHLESNVEASQLSLADEDVQRLTEAGE
- a CDS encoding DUF7344 domain-containing protein — protein: MDALTSSQGEQELSADTILELLANRRRRYLLYALRGQEHPIELSTLAEQVAGWEHDVPPEEVAKNEYKSVYVSSVQCHVPKLADAGVVDHDEENHTVVLASNFTQLEPYLRVVIKDEPENSMLHAALEQESGEGLLGQIRENVARLKH
- a CDS encoding DUF192 domain-containing protein; translation: MVLESVWKALLVVVAVSLLGFVSLQLGFLDAPWHEDRADVQLIDGDDGDELATVDAEVADTASERYTGLSDHDSLEDDSGMLFVHSDEGERTYVMRDMDFGIDIIFVDADGEITSIETAPEPEADEAGEDHEYTGHAQWVLEVPEGYADEHGIEAGDEIEIEYE
- a CDS encoding ABC transporter ATP-binding protein yields the protein MADVDWEEDDPFEEQREHVESPMRRLLFEYGRPYWFSVSVGLLSSVFARALDLLPALLLAVAIDAIFGDAVFAEQVPLVVLPDAWLPTTPEGQFAFVTIAIAGSFALGAIFHWLRNWGFNAFSQDIQHDVRTATYDKMQRLDMEFFASKQTGEMMSVLSNDVNQLERFLNEGMNSATRLIVMVFGIGFLLFWLNPQLALVSLAPVPLIAIFTYIFVKKIQPKYAAVRSSVGKVNSRLENNLGGIGVIKSSNTEGYESDRVEGVSKKYYNTNWEAIWLRIRFFPGLQLISGIGFVLTFVVGGYWVLMGTAPGPFTGTLQTGTFVAFILYTQQLVWPMAQFGQVINMYQRAEASSERIFGLMDEEGRIERDLDAPDLEVSDGRVEYEDVTFSYEQNERIIDDVSFEVEGGETVALVGPTGAGKSTVLKLLLRLYDVDDGAISVDEQDIRDVSLASLRQSMGYVGQESFLFYGTVEENITYGTFDASREEIVEAAKAAEAHDFIQNLPDGYDTMVGERGVKLSGGQRQRVAIARAVLKDPDVLVLDEATSDVDTETEMLIQRSIDDLTVDRTTFAIAHRLSTIKDADQILVLEDGAIVERGTHGELLENGGLYSHLWGVQAGEIEELPQEFIERAQRRQARTEASTDDDD
- a CDS encoding DUF5789 family protein yields the protein MASAGPTGFRHDPFTSTMTDDNRQLGVELGELGDELESADYPLSEDELLEEYGDEEIDMEGETATLEELIGPLNEDEYRDYGEVEQAIMNMVGDEAIGRKNYSDRTPPAAGEQRQDEGAPDQDDQEGQESF
- a CDS encoding phosphatase PAP2 family protein, with the translated sequence MYRGGDLLEAFHGSLPEWLLILAAFVTRFGDVWVLVSMTILASWLLTWKNVSVGPARARDRTAGTSSTNSDTASTNSDTASTGNDTTSAEGGVVPSAVWLVGVVVGGLAAMTALKYTFLLPRPDLLAPTPALLPAALESTYISTVTVGGYAFPSGHAFGATVAYGALAMAIPWGARRTRFAVAGVAIVAISLSRVVLVVHYPGDIVAGMVVGVSYLAAVWWLLERSPVDRPTTAFATALGLALVAIAVSGGAGRSVTYAALAGGALVGWSIGRPDALGKRESTPRRAYHVGSGTLVLAILVGLTVVSDALTVAWAGALGAIVVAPAVVLPRRRTV